Within the Candidatus Delongbacteria bacterium genome, the region CGTTGGCGGCGGGCTGGCGCGTGCTGGCCGCCGGCGGATCGGCGCTGGACGCCGTGCAGGCAGCCGTGGAGGCGCTGGAGGACCATCCGCTCTACAACGCCGGCCGGGGCAGTGTCCTGAGCTCACAGGGCGTGGTGGAGATGGACGCCGCGCTGATGGACGGCCGGGACCTGCGCGCCGGGGCGCTCTGCGGCGCGCGCCGGCTGCGCAACCCCATCCGGGCGGCCCGCCGGCTGCTGGAGGAGGGGCGCGTCTTCAGCGAGGCCCGGGCCGTGGAGGACTGGCTGGCGGCGCGCGGCCTGGTGCTGCAGGATCCGGACTGGTTCCGGACGGAGGAGCGGGCGGCGCAACTGGCAGCGGCTCAAGCGGGCGGCCATGTCCTGCTGGATCACGCCGGCGCGGCGGCCCCGGCGCGGGACGACGATGCCGGCACCGTGGGCGCGGCGGCCCGCGACGCCGCCGGCGACCTGGCGGCGGCCACCTCCACGGGCGGGATGACCAACAAGCCCGCCGGCCGGATCGGCGACAGCCCGGTGATCGGCGCCGGCACCTACGCGGACAATCGCTCCCTGGCGGTCTCGGCCACGGGCGTGGGGGAGGCCTTCATCCGCACGGTCTTCGCCCACGAACTGGAGGCCCGGGTGCGCCTGGGCGGCCAGTCGCTGGAGGAGGCTGTGAGCGCGGCCCTGGAGCGCGTGGCGGAAGTGGGCGGCGAGGGCGGCTGCGTGAGCGT harbors:
- a CDS encoding isoaspartyl peptidase/L-asparaginase gives rise to the protein MKLQAVTAAAGPLLVVHGGAGPLRADLSRPESLTGRQDGLRQALAAGWRVLAAGGSALDAVQAAVEALEDHPLYNAGRGSVLSSQGVVEMDAALMDGRDLRAGALCGARRLRNPIRAARRLLEEGRVFSEARAVEDWLAARGLVLQDPDWFRTEERAAQLAAAQAGGHVLLDHAGAAAPARDDDAGTVGAAARDAAGDLAAATSTGGMTNKPAGRIGDSPVIGAGTYADNRSLAVSATGVGEAFIRTVFAHELEARVRLGGQSLEEAVSAALERVAEVGGEGGCVSVGRDGAALAFNSQGMYRAWVDPAAGRWGLAIFGEDELQGGPLADLLV